CCAAGCTGAACGCAACACCTTTAAAATCACGATTTTTCGCGAACTTTCATGAACGTCGGCGAACGAGGGAAGATCCTGGTCGATGCCGATGCCTGCCCGGTGAAGGAAGAAATCTACAAGGTCGCGCTGCGGCACGCCATCGCGGTGACCATCGTCAGCAACCAGCGCCTGCGGGTGCCGGAGCATCCGCTGATCCGGCGAGAGGTTGTCAGCGATGGCTTCGACGCGGCGGATGACTGGATTGCACAGGCCTGCACGCCCGGCAGCGTGGTCATTACAGCCGATATTCTGCTGGCGGATCGTTGCCTCAAGGCGGTCGCTTGCGTGCTGGCCCCCAATGGCAAGCCCTTCACGCAAAGCTCGATCGGCGCTGCGGTCGCGACCCGCGCAATCATGGCTGATCTGCGCGCGGGGGCCCTGGGCGATCCGATCGGCGGCCCGGCTCCCTTCGCGAAAGCGGATCGCTCGCGCTTTCTCTCCGCCCTCGATGAGGTGCTGGTCCGGCTCGGGAGGACGATCGGCCGCGCCTGACCTGCCCTCGCCGGGCGAGCCCCCTCCGGGGTTTCCAAATATCAATGCCGGTTGTCCCGGCAAACTGAAAGTCAAAGATGATGAGTGGGCATGTTTTGGTGGACAGGGCCCGCGTGCCTGATGGCGTGGAGCTGCAATTGCTGCGCAGCGGGGACGATTTCATCAT
The Novosphingobium terrae DNA segment above includes these coding regions:
- a CDS encoding YaiI/YqxD family protein codes for the protein MNVGERGKILVDADACPVKEEIYKVALRHAIAVTIVSNQRLRVPEHPLIRREVVSDGFDAADDWIAQACTPGSVVITADILLADRCLKAVACVLAPNGKPFTQSSIGAAVATRAIMADLRAGALGDPIGGPAPFAKADRSRFLSALDEVLVRLGRTIGRA